In Erigeron canadensis isolate Cc75 chromosome 1, C_canadensis_v1, whole genome shotgun sequence, a single window of DNA contains:
- the LOC122589294 gene encoding cysteine protease RD19A-like, translating into MSRQIILFVIFFLLSASSLFVAGANDDILIRKVEWDGEEYCLQHDFNVFKHKFNKLYASQEEEAFRFSVFKANMRQAMQRNKKLDDPSAVQGFTQFSDMTAAEFKKHLGLKI; encoded by the coding sequence ATGAGTCGACAAATTATTCTTTTCGTAATCTTTTTTCTACTTTCTGCTTCTTCCTTGTTCGTCGCAGGAGCCAATGACGACATCCTAATCCGAAAAGTGGAATGGGATGGAGAGGAATACTGCCTCCAACACGATTTCAACGTCTTCAAGCACAAGTTTAACAAACTATACGCCTCGCAAGAAGAAGAGGCTTTCAGGTTCTCGGTTTTTAAAGCTAATATGCGCCAAGCAATGCAGAGGAACAAGAAGCTTGATGATCCGTCGGCTGTTCAGGGGTTTACTCAATTTTCTGATATGACGGCAGCGGAGTTTAAGAAGCATCTTGGATTGAAGATTTGA
- the LOC122585681 gene encoding uncharacterized protein LOC122585681: MQYEVMNVKFGGKQPTGTPSMAWSTIVVVVSLLSGASVVHNIFKPDLTLPPIDSAKMQQPDK; encoded by the exons ATGCAATACGAAGTAATGAACGTGAAATTCGGAGGTAAGCAGCCGACGGGTACTCCGTCAATGGCATGGTCAACGATAGTCGTCGTCGTTTCACTTCTCTCCGGCGCATCTGTTGTTCATAACATCTTCAAGCCTGATTTG ACGCTGCCACCAATTGATAGTGCTAAGATGCAACAGCCCGATAAATAA